Proteins encoded together in one Pontiella desulfatans window:
- a CDS encoding sialate O-acetylesterase: MMIREIVAEKVERASRSFKQAGRLLYILNLCALGTFAELSTGSLFTDNMVLQRDKPIIVWGTAESGEKVTVQFADQTKSGVASATGKWKITLDPMPASSKPRKLQVSGFKSQVSFADVLVGEVWFAGGQSNMRWALWNTDGAAELFESGGAEIDGLHLFAMSEIVNELDADLPIKGWQKCTKESSTAFSAVTWYFGRALKERFKDVPVGLIMSARGGTPAEAWMDSDFAAGCKPFTEYAAWCDAAYQEKYAGFDEYKAAYIQYKEDWKAFVHKKSPEKPVEPMGPYHAHRAGGLYGTMIAPILPYSVRGVLWYQGESNMWRAYDYRFVLKTLIGNWRRDFEDPSLPFLVVQLPGFGCGGAEHPIWAVVRDSQVTVAAGDANVGTIPIPELGDEKDIHPRNKRPVGERIARYARGAVYGDNIQFAGPSFESVEFAAGKAIVSLKDTKGLKQKGDAIRGFSIAGSDELFVSATAELKKGKLVISSPEVKEPVAVRYLWSNWINPTDVTLFNGAGLPLAPFRSDDWKVVTQK, encoded by the coding sequence GGCACTTTTGCTGAGTTGTCTACTGGTTCGCTCTTTACCGACAACATGGTACTGCAGCGTGATAAGCCGATCATTGTTTGGGGTACAGCTGAGTCGGGCGAAAAGGTAACGGTTCAATTTGCCGACCAGACGAAGTCTGGAGTGGCGAGTGCCACTGGCAAGTGGAAGATAACACTTGATCCTATGCCCGCCTCTTCCAAACCTCGGAAGCTTCAAGTTTCAGGTTTCAAGTCTCAGGTTTCATTCGCCGACGTCCTCGTTGGCGAAGTCTGGTTCGCGGGTGGGCAGTCCAACATGCGTTGGGCGTTGTGGAACACCGACGGCGCGGCGGAGCTCTTTGAATCCGGTGGGGCGGAGATTGACGGACTGCATCTGTTTGCCATGTCGGAAATCGTGAATGAGCTGGATGCAGATCTTCCGATTAAAGGATGGCAGAAATGTACGAAGGAAAGCTCAACTGCCTTTTCCGCGGTGACGTGGTATTTCGGACGCGCACTCAAAGAACGGTTTAAGGATGTGCCGGTCGGGCTGATTATGTCGGCCCGCGGCGGAACCCCGGCGGAGGCCTGGATGGATTCGGATTTTGCGGCCGGCTGCAAGCCGTTCACCGAGTATGCCGCCTGGTGTGATGCAGCGTATCAGGAGAAGTATGCCGGTTTTGATGAATATAAGGCGGCCTATATTCAGTACAAAGAGGACTGGAAGGCGTTTGTGCATAAAAAGAGCCCGGAGAAGCCGGTCGAACCGATGGGGCCTTATCACGCGCACCGGGCAGGCGGGCTGTATGGAACAATGATCGCACCGATCCTGCCGTATTCGGTTCGCGGCGTGTTGTGGTATCAGGGCGAATCCAACATGTGGCGGGCTTATGACTATCGCTTCGTGCTCAAAACGCTGATTGGTAACTGGCGGAGGGATTTTGAAGATCCGTCCCTGCCATTTCTGGTGGTGCAGCTGCCGGGCTTCGGGTGCGGCGGCGCGGAGCATCCCATCTGGGCGGTTGTGCGCGACTCGCAGGTGACTGTGGCCGCCGGCGATGCGAACGTTGGAACCATTCCGATTCCGGAACTGGGCGACGAGAAGGATATTCATCCGCGCAACAAGCGCCCGGTCGGTGAACGAATCGCGCGTTATGCACGCGGAGCGGTCTATGGCGATAATATCCAGTTTGCCGGGCCTTCATTTGAGTCGGTCGAGTTCGCGGCAGGTAAAGCAATTGTTTCGCTGAAAGACACGAAAGGATTGAAGCAAAAGGGCGATGCGATACGTGGATTCAGCATTGCCGGATCGGACGAGCTGTTTGTAAGCGCAACGGCGGAACTGAAAAAAGGGAAGCTGGTCATCAGCAGCCCGGAGGTAAAAGAACCCGTCGCGGTGCGTTATCTGTGGTCCAACTGGATCAATCCGACGGATGTGACCCTGTTTAACGGTGCCGGGCTCCCGCTGGCACCTTTCCGGAGCGACGACTGGAAGGTCGTGACCCAGAAATAG